One Mycobacterium sp. SMC-4 DNA window includes the following coding sequences:
- a CDS encoding class I SAM-dependent methyltransferase: MDVGDLTPVERTTLLTEYARAADARQARPILGDPLAAQVVAQLDYDYTILGVTPSVRSLVALRAKMLDERVRAFVAAHPEAVVVDLGAGFNSMVYRVDPPVTVDWYSVDLPGVVALRSQVLPPRNGAHTVAASVAEPGWCDAIPAHRPTMVVADGLFAFLTEPVIVALLRRTTAHFASGMVAFNDYGRVGRLNRIAGQLAMRGSNSPHRQWDFAGFKDARHPQQWNPDLRLVEEASAMFEPEAALFPRGLRTASRLAKRVPAIARKARILSYRFQRR, encoded by the coding sequence ATGGATGTCGGTGATCTCACCCCCGTAGAACGCACCACCCTGCTGACCGAATACGCCCGAGCCGCCGACGCGCGGCAGGCCCGCCCCATCCTCGGCGACCCGCTGGCCGCGCAGGTCGTGGCGCAGCTCGACTATGACTACACCATCCTCGGCGTCACCCCCAGCGTGCGCTCGTTGGTCGCCCTACGGGCCAAGATGCTCGACGAGCGGGTCCGCGCTTTTGTCGCCGCACATCCCGAGGCCGTGGTCGTCGATCTGGGCGCCGGATTCAACAGCATGGTCTACCGGGTGGACCCACCGGTGACCGTGGACTGGTACAGCGTCGACCTGCCGGGCGTGGTGGCGCTGCGCTCGCAGGTTCTGCCGCCGCGCAATGGTGCGCACACCGTCGCGGCATCGGTCGCCGAACCTGGGTGGTGCGATGCGATCCCCGCCCACCGGCCGACGATGGTGGTTGCCGACGGTCTGTTCGCGTTTCTGACCGAGCCGGTCATCGTGGCCTTGTTGCGCCGGACCACCGCTCACTTCGCATCGGGCATGGTGGCGTTCAACGACTACGGCCGAGTGGGCCGGTTGAACCGGATCGCCGGTCAACTGGCTATGCGCGGATCCAATTCGCCGCATCGGCAATGGGACTTCGCCGGTTTCAAGGACGCTCGCCACCCGCAGCAGTGGAACCCTGATCTGCGTCTCGTCGAGGAGGCCAGTGCGATGTTCGAGCCCGAAGCCGCGCTGTTTCCCCGCGGCCTACGGACGGCCAGTCGCCTCGCCAAACGAGTGCCCGCGATTGCACGCAAGGCCCGAATTCTGAGCTACCGGTTTCAGCGCCGCTGA
- a CDS encoding PE-PPE domain-containing protein has translation MTAILAMLTSLFMLASTPTAGAATVLTISPLPHRMPPALQGSMCASPNVCNKVKYSWALNVAIERLTEAIAEYTSRVAPPGASSALPDGDKVTVFALSGGAAGASTWMARNAASADAPSPEVLSFVLIGNPTRKYGGANRKFHTMPQTQYQVIDIARQYDPIADTPNRFSLLAQMNLALGFLSPLHVDYSTVDIDDPANYRWTEGNTTYILVPTEDLPLLSPLRALGLKALADRLNGPLKEIIERAYDRPWELGLTEQLRTVAQPRSTETDRARTDEPSASSAASRSTGPGSATAPKVTPPAQAVDDPAAQSVEAESARDEAELRKRATGKSQPAAPADSEIGADVDSEAAEVVSRAAAEERRQQDTPAVRRADKVERDTTRATAREKKSTSRERTRAAAGGSRSAD, from the coding sequence ATGACAGCAATCCTGGCCATGCTCACCTCGCTGTTCATGCTGGCCTCGACGCCGACCGCGGGCGCGGCCACGGTACTGACGATCAGCCCGCTGCCGCACCGGATGCCCCCTGCGCTGCAGGGTTCGATGTGTGCCAGCCCGAACGTCTGCAACAAGGTGAAGTACTCGTGGGCGCTCAACGTCGCCATCGAGCGACTGACCGAGGCCATCGCGGAGTACACCTCCCGAGTAGCTCCTCCCGGGGCAAGTAGCGCACTCCCCGACGGTGACAAGGTCACGGTCTTCGCGCTGAGCGGCGGAGCTGCCGGGGCGTCGACGTGGATGGCGCGCAACGCGGCGTCCGCCGATGCGCCCTCACCCGAGGTCTTGTCGTTCGTGTTGATCGGCAATCCCACTCGGAAGTATGGCGGTGCGAACCGCAAGTTCCACACCATGCCACAGACCCAGTACCAGGTCATCGATATCGCCCGCCAGTACGACCCGATCGCCGACACGCCGAACCGTTTCAGCCTGCTCGCGCAGATGAACCTGGCTCTGGGCTTCCTGTCGCCGCTGCACGTGGACTATTCGACGGTCGACATCGACGACCCGGCAAATTACCGGTGGACCGAGGGCAACACCACCTACATCCTGGTCCCCACCGAGGACCTGCCGCTGCTCTCGCCGCTGCGCGCGCTGGGGCTCAAAGCACTTGCCGACCGCCTCAACGGGCCGCTGAAAGAGATCATCGAGCGCGCCTACGACCGCCCGTGGGAGCTGGGGCTGACCGAGCAGCTGCGTACCGTCGCGCAGCCCCGCTCGACGGAGACCGACCGGGCGCGCACCGATGAGCCGTCGGCCTCGTCGGCCGCCAGCCGGTCGACCGGCCCCGGGTCCGCAACCGCTCCGAAGGTAACGCCGCCGGCGCAGGCGGTCGACGATCCGGCCGCACAATCGGTTGAGGCTGAATCTGCTCGCGACGAGGCGGAGCTGCGCAAGCGTGCCACAGGCAAGAGCCAGCCCGCGGCGCCGGCGGACTCAGAGATCGGCGCTGATGTCGATTCCGAGGCGGCTGAGGTCGTGTCTCGGGCTGCTGCCGAGGAACGGCGACAGCAGGATACCCCGGCCGTGCGGCGAGCAGACAAAGTTGAGCGCGACACCACCCGGGCCACGGCACGCGAGAAGAAGTCGACCTCGCGCGAGAGGACCAGGGCCGCCGCCGGTGGTTCCCGATCCGCCGACTGA
- a CDS encoding PE-PPE domain-containing protein, whose translation MSNLLNKRFANDIREDIKWPAQATPYTGRNHLTLGQSIAQGQATLYERVLNAEQPVTVVGLSAGSLVVDEVMRMLLENPELAPSKDNLTFIIVADSSRQKFINQVKYNARFDYTYQPAPIVPYDVIVVTGEYDGFADFPDRPWNFLAVINAYAGVITEHVPTAFANLDAVPESNITVDINILGGKTTHYLVPAATLPLVKLMPWLKSREASLKATIDKAYKRNDDKSNAAASRVAVSRAAAPVETADEVVAQPVEDTSSARTAAKVETVEASVADSDSAQASSKSEAAPVEAVEAKLDDDVAAVLKDVEAAEATTVRDKKASDDSAAKSGRQARELRSEARSAAKADRVRSSARQGSDS comes from the coding sequence ATGAGCAACCTGCTGAACAAGCGGTTCGCCAACGACATCCGCGAAGACATCAAGTGGCCGGCACAGGCGACTCCCTACACCGGGCGCAACCACCTGACCCTGGGTCAGTCGATCGCGCAGGGACAGGCCACCCTCTACGAGAGGGTCCTCAACGCCGAACAGCCGGTGACCGTCGTCGGTCTCTCGGCGGGCTCGCTGGTCGTCGACGAGGTCATGCGGATGCTGCTGGAAAACCCCGAGCTCGCTCCGTCGAAGGACAACCTGACCTTCATCATCGTGGCGGACTCGAGCCGGCAGAAGTTCATCAACCAGGTGAAGTACAACGCGCGCTTCGACTACACCTATCAGCCGGCCCCCATCGTGCCCTACGACGTCATCGTGGTCACCGGTGAGTACGACGGCTTCGCAGACTTCCCGGACCGCCCGTGGAACTTCCTGGCTGTGATCAACGCCTATGCCGGGGTGATCACCGAGCATGTCCCGACGGCGTTTGCCAACCTCGACGCGGTCCCCGAGTCGAACATCACCGTCGACATCAACATCCTGGGCGGTAAGACAACGCACTATCTGGTCCCCGCCGCGACGCTGCCGCTGGTCAAGCTGATGCCGTGGCTGAAGTCGCGGGAGGCCTCGCTGAAGGCGACCATCGACAAGGCGTACAAGCGCAACGACGACAAGAGCAACGCCGCCGCCAGCCGGGTCGCGGTCAGTCGAGCCGCCGCACCGGTCGAGACGGCCGATGAGGTTGTCGCACAACCGGTCGAGGACACCAGTTCGGCCCGCACCGCCGCCAAGGTCGAGACGGTGGAGGCGAGCGTGGCCGACTCCGATTCGGCCCAAGCGTCGAGCAAGTCCGAGGCAGCACCGGTCGAAGCTGTCGAGGCCAAGCTCGATGACGACGTGGCCGCAGTCCTCAAGGATGTCGAAGCCGCCGAGGCGACGACGGTTCGCGACAAGAAGGCCAGCGACGACAGCGCTGCCAAGTCCGGCAGGCAGGCCCGCGAGCTGCGCAGCGAGGCTCGCTCGGCAGCCAAGGCGGACAGGGTCCGCAGCTCGGCTCGCCAGGGGTCTGACTCCTAG